AACTCAAAGAATTGCCTAAGTCTAGCGATGAAGAGTTGAGCGCGGGTTCTGATCAATTCTACAACAGGCTTTCTGTAAAAATGGAAGACCTCACCGAGTTTGCCAATTCTTTGGAAATCCGCGCCAACGAAGTGTATGAGCTTTCTCAAGACAAGCTTTCTTATTGGGCCTCTACTCCCTCTTTTCTACCGGTCAATGGTTGGATCACCAGTGATTTTGGGATGCGTACTTCTCCCATCTCGGGCTCGGCCAAATTTCATGAAGGCCTAGACATTGCAGCGCCCATTGGTTCACCCATTTATGCCCCCTCGGATGCAGTGGTTTCTTTTGCGGGCCATAAAGGCGGATACGGTTTGGCCCTAAATCTCGATCATGGTTACGGAGTGTCCACGCTTTTTGGACACACCTCCAATATCTACGTGAAAGAAGGCGAGAAGGTAAAACGCGGCCAACTGATTGCCAGCGTGGGAAATAGCGGTTCTTCCACGGGGCCTCATCTGCACTACGAGGTCCACGTTGACGGTGTGCCTACCGATCCTATGAAATTTGTGTTGAGATAGTTAGCAACCTTTCCCAATAAACTCCGATAATCTTCTAGTCGGTGCCCCCATTTTTGTAGGGGCGATCCCTCCGTGGTCGCCCGTAATTTGGCATTTTATAATCAGAACTCTCATGCCTTTCTCCGTTTCTCAAAATACAATTTCCCCTTCTCAAGCTCTAGCGCGTCCACGCGCTGCACAGCCCAATTTATCCACTCTACCGAGTGAACAATCTTTAACAATTTTTGGCGAGTTTTGTCAGAGAACTGCAACTCTGACACACCAGGTTTTTGCCGCGCAGATTCAGCCTCGCAGTCATGCCTTGTTTCAGTCTGCAGAAAGTTTTGTTCAAAGCTATACTGCAGCGGGATCATCCGTCGCTGTTACCGTTCAAGAGGTTCTGCATACGCTCGATCAAGAAGTAATTACTCCCGATTTTTTTCTGCACACCGG
The nucleotide sequence above comes from Deltaproteobacteria bacterium. Encoded proteins:
- a CDS encoding peptidoglycan DD-metalloendopeptidase family protein: MSQYSILVIPENHLESKRFQLSKSSIHLGISFAALFLIFFTFMTWGFIHYRSLAKNVATLSGGEERYRSELLGKINQLENSLNRTQQFASRVESLAGVDAGKLKIGVGPIHDSDNIKSYLDKLKELPKSSDEELSAGSDQFYNRLSVKMEDLTEFANSLEIRANEVYELSQDKLSYWASTPSFLPVNGWITSDFGMRTSPISGSAKFHEGLDIAAPIGSPIYAPSDAVVSFAGHKGGYGLALNLDHGYGVSTLFGHTSNIYVKEGEKVKRGQLIASVGNSGSSTGPHLHYEVHVDGVPTDPMKFVLR